A stretch of Myxococcus hansupus DNA encodes these proteins:
- a CDS encoding serine hydrolase → MRGLKSSVMGALVALVLVAPLAEAASKKQEVERYVSKFHQMGLFNGTVLVANEGGILLKKGYGSANFEWKVPNTPDTKFRIGSISKSFTATVILQLAAEGKLQLDDPISKHLPDYRKDTGERVTITHLLNHTSGIPSFTSSASYREDHRTPYSVEAFVKKSCSGDLEFEPGSKFAYNNSGYYLLGAIIEKLTGQTYAQAVQARILGPLGMKDSGYDVTATVLPKRASGYEPAPTGFVNASYVDMGLPYAAGALYSTVEDLYRWDQAFYGDTLMPAELKQKMLTPGLDHYGFGWAILPMKMHDGKTLIPGVFHSGGINGFATLLVRVPEHKETVILLDNMSHGGLQEIAGGVVSILHGITPRQPRAPISRVMMEALGKGSAAEAIATYRTLKKTKEAQYDFGESQLNTVGYHLLRGGRAADAIEVFKLNVEMFPAGANCYDSLGEAYAATGDKDQAITNYRKSLELDPKNENAVKVLKELEEPAAKR, encoded by the coding sequence ATGCGTGGATTGAAATCGAGTGTCATGGGCGCGCTGGTGGCGCTCGTCTTGGTGGCGCCGCTGGCGGAGGCCGCGTCCAAGAAGCAGGAGGTGGAGCGGTACGTCAGCAAATTCCACCAGATGGGCCTGTTCAACGGAACGGTGCTGGTGGCCAACGAGGGCGGAATCCTCCTCAAGAAAGGCTACGGCTCCGCGAACTTCGAATGGAAGGTGCCCAACACGCCGGACACGAAGTTCCGCATCGGCTCCATCAGCAAGTCCTTCACGGCGACGGTCATCCTGCAGTTGGCTGCAGAGGGGAAGCTCCAACTGGATGACCCCATCAGCAAGCACCTGCCCGACTACCGGAAGGACACCGGTGAGCGCGTCACCATCACCCACCTGTTGAACCACACCTCCGGCATCCCCAGCTTCACCTCGTCCGCCAGCTACCGGGAGGACCACCGCACGCCCTACAGCGTCGAGGCGTTCGTGAAGAAGTCGTGCAGCGGGGACCTGGAGTTCGAGCCCGGCTCGAAGTTCGCCTACAACAACTCCGGCTACTACCTGCTGGGCGCCATCATCGAGAAGCTCACCGGCCAGACGTATGCGCAGGCCGTGCAGGCGCGCATCCTCGGGCCGCTGGGCATGAAGGACTCCGGCTACGACGTCACCGCCACGGTGCTCCCCAAGCGCGCCAGCGGCTACGAGCCCGCGCCCACCGGGTTCGTCAACGCGTCCTACGTCGACATGGGCCTGCCCTATGCCGCGGGCGCGTTGTACTCCACGGTGGAGGACCTCTACCGCTGGGACCAGGCCTTCTACGGCGACACGCTGATGCCCGCGGAGCTCAAGCAGAAGATGCTCACCCCGGGCCTCGACCACTACGGCTTCGGCTGGGCCATCCTCCCCATGAAGATGCACGACGGCAAGACGCTGATCCCGGGCGTCTTCCACAGCGGCGGCATCAACGGCTTCGCCACCCTGCTGGTGCGCGTGCCCGAGCACAAGGAGACCGTCATCCTGCTCGACAACATGTCCCACGGCGGCCTGCAGGAAATCGCGGGCGGCGTGGTGAGCATCCTCCACGGCATCACGCCCCGTCAGCCCCGGGCGCCCATCAGCAGGGTCATGATGGAGGCGCTCGGCAAGGGCTCCGCCGCCGAGGCCATCGCCACCTACCGCACGCTGAAGAAGACGAAGGAGGCCCAGTACGACTTCGGTGAGTCGCAGCTCAACACGGTGGGCTACCACCTCCTGCGGGGTGGCCGCGCCGCGGATGCCATCGAGGTGTTCAAGCTCAACGTGGAGATGTTCCCCGCCGGAGCCAACTGCTACGACAGCCTCGGTGAGGCGTACGCGGCGACCGGCGACAAGGACCAGGCCATCACGAACTACCGCAAGTCCTTGGAGCTGGACCCCAAGAACGAGAACGCGGTGAAGGTGCTCAAGGAACTGGAAGAGCCTGCCGCGAAGCGCTGA
- a CDS encoding glutamine--tRNA ligase/YqeY domain fusion protein has protein sequence MTTTNETQGLNFLQEIIEEDQRTGKHAGRVHTRFPPEPNGYLHIGHAKSICLNFGLAQQYGGKCNLRFDDTNPVTEDTDYVESIQRDVKWLGFEWDGRKFFASDYFPKLYDFAVQLIKQGKAYVCSLSPDEIRAYRGDFTTPGRNSPYRDRSVDENLDLFHRMRAGEFSDGQHTLRAKIDMTSPNPVLRDPPIYRIRHVHHHRTGDAWPIYPLYDFAHCLSDAIEGITHSVCTLEFENRRVLYDWIVDSLVSGDRPYQYEFNRLNLNYTVMSKRKLLKLVTEGFVSGWDDPRMMTLSGLRRRGFTPASIRDFATRVGVSKAQQLIDMGLLELCIRDDLNEAAPRAMAVLRPLKVVLENYPEGQTETLEVQNHPQKPEMGTRQVPFSRELYIEADDFMEEPPKGFFRLSPGKEVRLRSAYFIKCERVIKDDAGNVVELRCSYDPATRGGNAPDGRKVKGTLHWVPGNAPVAEVRLYDRLFSVEAPDADDAKDFTTFLNPASLQTLRDARVEPMLADAATESRFQFERTGYFYVDPKDSKPGKPVFNRTVTLKDSWTKEQGKGK, from the coding sequence ATGACGACGACGAACGAAACGCAGGGCCTGAACTTCCTCCAGGAAATCATCGAGGAAGACCAGCGGACGGGAAAGCACGCGGGCCGCGTGCACACCCGCTTCCCGCCCGAGCCCAACGGTTACCTCCACATCGGCCACGCCAAGTCCATCTGCCTGAACTTCGGGCTGGCGCAGCAGTACGGGGGGAAGTGCAACCTGCGCTTCGACGACACGAACCCCGTCACCGAGGACACCGACTACGTCGAGTCCATCCAGCGTGACGTGAAGTGGCTGGGCTTCGAGTGGGACGGCCGGAAGTTCTTCGCCTCCGACTACTTCCCCAAGCTCTACGACTTCGCCGTGCAGCTCATCAAGCAGGGCAAGGCCTACGTGTGCAGCCTGTCCCCGGACGAGATTCGCGCGTACCGCGGCGACTTCACCACGCCGGGCCGCAACAGCCCGTACCGCGACCGCTCCGTCGACGAGAACCTGGACCTCTTCCACCGCATGCGCGCGGGCGAGTTCTCCGACGGCCAGCACACCCTGCGGGCGAAGATCGACATGACGTCGCCCAACCCGGTGCTGCGCGACCCGCCCATCTACCGCATCCGCCACGTGCACCACCACCGCACGGGCGACGCGTGGCCCATCTACCCGCTCTACGACTTCGCGCACTGTCTGTCGGACGCCATCGAGGGCATCACCCACTCCGTCTGTACGCTGGAGTTCGAGAACCGCCGCGTGCTGTACGACTGGATTGTCGACAGCCTCGTCAGCGGGGACCGGCCCTACCAGTACGAGTTCAACCGGCTGAACCTCAACTACACGGTGATGAGCAAGCGCAAGCTGCTCAAGCTGGTGACGGAGGGCTTCGTGTCGGGCTGGGATGACCCGCGGATGATGACCCTCAGCGGTCTTCGCCGTCGCGGCTTCACCCCGGCGTCCATCCGCGACTTCGCCACGCGCGTGGGCGTGAGCAAGGCGCAGCAGCTCATCGACATGGGGCTGCTGGAGCTGTGCATCCGCGACGACCTCAACGAGGCGGCTCCGCGCGCCATGGCGGTGCTGCGCCCGCTCAAGGTCGTGCTGGAGAACTACCCGGAGGGGCAGACGGAGACGCTGGAGGTGCAGAACCATCCGCAGAAGCCGGAGATGGGGACGCGCCAGGTGCCCTTCTCGCGCGAGCTGTACATCGAGGCGGATGACTTCATGGAGGAGCCGCCCAAGGGCTTCTTCCGGCTGTCGCCCGGCAAGGAGGTGCGGCTGCGCTCGGCGTACTTCATCAAGTGCGAGCGGGTCATCAAGGATGACGCGGGCAACGTGGTGGAGCTGCGCTGCTCGTATGACCCGGCCACGCGCGGCGGCAACGCGCCGGACGGCCGCAAGGTGAAGGGCACGCTGCACTGGGTGCCGGGCAACGCGCCCGTCGCCGAGGTGCGGCTCTATGACCGGCTCTTCTCCGTGGAGGCGCCGGACGCGGACGACGCGAAGGACTTCACCACCTTCCTCAACCCGGCCAGCCTGCAGACGCTGCGGGATGCCCGCGTCGAGCCGATGCTGGCGGACGCCGCCACGGAGTCGCGCTTCCAGTTCGAGCGCACCGGGTACTTCTACGTGGACCCGAAGGACTCGAAGCCGGGCAAGCCCGTCTTCAACCGCACGGTGACGTTGAAGGACTCGTGGACGAAGGAGCAGGGCAAGGGGAAGTAG
- a CDS encoding glycosyltransferase encodes MLVTTQGEPPPAPARKRVLFTLVFLGSGGIERSVCNVLTGLDPGRFDTKMFFHHRPHPKSQSDRIPQRTQVVWGTDAFEYRRGMLPRFFWRLVQEARDVDVIVAGQEGRAALLACLAGRLLNKPVVGMIHFDWGAFHLEQPRRQLWGLRWLYPRMSRIVACGHDSAKAFQELVPVRPEQLHVIPNFVDGDKVRAAGAQPLPQWAEPIFRKPVIIAVGRLEHQKAFDVLIRSHALTRQAGVDHHLLILGEGSLEGELKALVASLGVEDSVFLPGFTPNPHALMRRAAAFVLSSRFEGLPMVLLEALALGCPVVSTDCPSGPAEVLEHGQHGVLVPMEQPAALAEALGRVVQDEAHREDLSVRARRRAEALSAERALKAWETLLSSL; translated from the coding sequence ATGCTCGTTACGACACAGGGGGAGCCGCCCCCGGCACCGGCCAGGAAGCGCGTGTTGTTCACGCTGGTGTTCCTGGGCTCTGGTGGCATCGAACGGTCGGTGTGCAACGTGCTGACGGGGCTGGACCCCGGCCGGTTCGACACGAAGATGTTCTTCCACCACCGTCCGCATCCGAAGAGCCAGAGCGACCGGATTCCCCAGCGCACCCAGGTGGTGTGGGGCACCGATGCCTTCGAGTACCGGCGGGGCATGCTGCCGCGCTTCTTCTGGCGGCTGGTGCAGGAGGCCCGTGACGTGGATGTCATCGTCGCGGGGCAGGAGGGCCGCGCGGCGCTGCTCGCGTGCCTGGCGGGGCGGCTGCTCAACAAGCCCGTGGTGGGGATGATCCACTTCGACTGGGGCGCCTTCCACCTGGAGCAGCCCCGGCGGCAGCTCTGGGGCCTGCGGTGGCTCTACCCGCGCATGAGCCGCATCGTCGCGTGCGGCCATGACTCCGCGAAGGCGTTCCAGGAGCTGGTGCCCGTGCGGCCCGAGCAGCTCCACGTCATCCCCAACTTCGTGGATGGCGACAAGGTTCGCGCGGCCGGAGCGCAGCCGCTGCCCCAGTGGGCGGAGCCCATCTTCCGCAAGCCCGTCATCATCGCGGTGGGCCGGTTGGAGCACCAGAAGGCCTTCGACGTGCTCATCCGCAGCCACGCGCTGACGCGGCAGGCGGGGGTGGACCACCACCTGCTCATCCTGGGCGAGGGTTCGCTGGAAGGGGAGCTGAAGGCGCTGGTGGCGTCCCTGGGCGTGGAGGACTCCGTCTTCCTGCCGGGCTTCACGCCCAACCCCCATGCGCTGATGCGCCGGGCCGCCGCCTTCGTGCTGTCCTCGCGCTTCGAGGGCCTGCCCATGGTGCTGCTGGAGGCGCTCGCGCTGGGCTGCCCCGTCGTCAGCACCGACTGCCCCTCGGGGCCCGCGGAGGTGCTGGAGCACGGCCAGCACGGCGTCCTGGTGCCCATGGAGCAGCCGGCGGCGTTGGCGGAGGCCCTGGGCCGCGTGGTCCAGGACGAAGCGCACCGCGAGGACCTGTCCGTCCGGGCCCGGCGGCGCGCCGAGGCGCTGTCCGCCGAGCGCGCCTTGAAGGCCTGGGAGACCCTGCTCTCGTCACTCTGA
- a CDS encoding alpha/beta hydrolase, whose amino-acid sequence MVLTPLGLLLVAAGYLVVNGHRIGQGLLHPRPVAVQRPTPELPGLEDVSFTTMDGVTLRGWYLPSRNRAAVVLVHGFADNRAQLLFEARTLSAAGYGVLLFDLRAHGESGGDTVTWGDRERRDVTAALDFVSRRPDVDPARLGLFGFSMGGTTSLLVASEDARVKAVAAAGAYPALEADIYSGYGKWGALSAQPVLWTLQRAGVAVDAVRPIDGMCRLGGRPLLLVNGDVDPDAPSKLQASLFQAACEPKSLWVVEGAGHGQYARVAPEEYARRLRQHFDGALGAPPQVSSDEEAAAQ is encoded by the coding sequence ATGGTGCTGACGCCGCTGGGTCTGCTGCTCGTGGCGGCGGGTTATCTCGTCGTGAACGGGCACCGCATCGGACAGGGCCTGCTGCATCCGCGGCCCGTCGCCGTGCAACGTCCCACGCCGGAGCTGCCGGGGCTGGAGGACGTGTCCTTCACCACCATGGACGGCGTGACGTTGCGAGGTTGGTACCTGCCGTCACGCAACCGCGCGGCGGTGGTGCTGGTGCATGGCTTCGCGGACAACCGCGCGCAGCTCCTCTTCGAGGCGCGCACCCTCTCGGCCGCAGGCTACGGCGTCCTGCTGTTCGACCTGCGCGCGCACGGCGAGAGCGGCGGCGACACGGTGACGTGGGGCGACCGGGAGCGGCGCGACGTGACGGCGGCGCTCGACTTCGTCTCACGGCGGCCGGACGTGGACCCGGCGCGGCTGGGGCTCTTCGGCTTCTCCATGGGCGGCACCACGTCGCTGCTCGTGGCCAGCGAGGATGCGCGCGTCAAGGCGGTGGCCGCCGCGGGCGCGTACCCCGCCCTCGAGGCGGACATCTACTCGGGTTATGGCAAGTGGGGCGCGCTGAGCGCCCAGCCCGTGCTGTGGACGCTCCAGCGCGCGGGCGTGGCGGTGGACGCGGTGCGGCCCATTGACGGGATGTGCCGGCTGGGTGGCCGGCCGCTGCTGCTCGTCAACGGTGACGTGGACCCGGACGCCCCCTCGAAGTTGCAGGCCAGCCTCTTCCAGGCCGCGTGCGAACCCAAGTCGCTCTGGGTCGTCGAGGGCGCGGGACATGGCCAGTACGCGCGCGTGGCACCGGAGGAGTACGCGCGCCGCCTGCGCCAGCACTTCGACGGAGCGCTCGGCGCGCCGCCTCAGGTGTCCTCGGACGAGGAAGCCGCGGCCCAGTGA
- a CDS encoding arginyltransferase, protein MAFLLAHEVEPSRPCSYLPERQASLENLVLEDVTPEEYEHLLVRGWRRFGLVYFRPACVDCRACVSLRIPVAEFRPNRSQRRARAACAHLRVEVGTPQVDDARLALYRQWHSEREVAREWSPSPITAREYSLQFSYPHPSAREVAWYDDGAEGGPRLVGVGISDETPRAWSAVYFFYDPAYAHLSLGTANVVRQVELAQARGIPHVYLGYRVQACASLRYKGAFRPHELLETRPALDAAPHWAAASSSEDT, encoded by the coding sequence ATGGCGTTCCTCCTGGCCCACGAAGTCGAGCCGTCTCGGCCCTGCAGCTACCTGCCGGAGCGGCAGGCGTCGCTCGAGAACCTCGTGCTGGAGGACGTCACCCCGGAGGAGTACGAGCACCTGCTGGTCCGGGGCTGGCGCCGCTTCGGGCTGGTGTACTTCCGGCCGGCCTGTGTGGACTGCAGGGCCTGCGTCTCGCTGCGCATCCCGGTGGCGGAGTTCCGGCCCAACCGCAGTCAGCGGCGGGCCCGCGCGGCGTGCGCGCACCTGCGCGTGGAGGTGGGGACGCCCCAGGTGGATGACGCCCGGCTCGCCCTGTATCGCCAGTGGCACTCGGAGCGGGAGGTGGCGCGGGAGTGGTCGCCGTCGCCCATCACCGCGCGCGAGTACTCACTCCAGTTCTCCTATCCGCACCCGTCCGCCCGCGAGGTGGCCTGGTACGACGACGGCGCGGAGGGCGGCCCTCGCCTGGTGGGCGTGGGCATCAGCGACGAGACGCCGCGTGCCTGGAGCGCGGTGTACTTCTTCTACGACCCCGCCTACGCGCACCTGTCCCTGGGCACGGCCAACGTGGTGCGGCAGGTGGAGCTGGCCCAGGCGCGCGGCATCCCGCACGTCTACCTGGGCTACCGCGTCCAGGCCTGCGCGTCCCTGCGCTACAAGGGCGCCTTCCGTCCGCACGAGCTGCTGGAGACGCGGCCCGCGTTGGACGCCGCGCCTCACTGGGCCGCGGCTTCCTCGTCCGAGGACACCTGA
- a CDS encoding glycosyltransferase family 2 protein — translation MSVIDVSVVMPTHKREKEVVEAIRSVLRQEGVNVEVLVLDDTPEGTAREAVEGLKDDRVRYLVNDPPSKGRPAVVRNHGATLALGRYLHFLDDDDMLAEGALHAMVSALDARPDAGVAVGWVVPFGDDADWLKDKSEYFEWAAQVGASTPNSAWTVAHILFRGTLYVNSACMVRREHFAPLGGFDASIPVYEDVDFYLRGIRAYGHVYVNRPILHYRTGRPSLMHNLGKDGTLVVQSNEMIHGKYRKTNGMLEYRLMQAALRVLPFEVARRLPLRLRNQGRVS, via the coding sequence ATGTCCGTCATTGACGTCTCGGTGGTGATGCCCACCCACAAGCGGGAGAAGGAAGTGGTGGAGGCCATCCGTTCGGTCCTCCGCCAGGAAGGGGTGAACGTCGAGGTCCTCGTCCTGGACGACACCCCCGAGGGCACCGCGCGCGAGGCGGTGGAAGGGCTGAAGGACGACCGGGTCCGGTACCTGGTGAACGACCCGCCCTCGAAGGGCCGCCCGGCGGTGGTGCGCAACCACGGCGCCACGCTGGCCCTGGGCCGCTACCTGCACTTCCTGGATGACGACGACATGCTCGCCGAGGGCGCGCTGCACGCCATGGTGAGCGCGTTGGACGCGCGGCCGGACGCGGGCGTGGCGGTGGGCTGGGTGGTGCCCTTCGGCGACGACGCGGACTGGCTCAAGGACAAGAGCGAGTACTTCGAGTGGGCGGCCCAGGTGGGCGCCAGCACCCCCAACAGCGCGTGGACGGTGGCCCACATCCTCTTCCGCGGCACGCTGTACGTGAACTCCGCGTGCATGGTGCGCCGCGAGCACTTCGCGCCGCTGGGCGGCTTCGACGCCAGCATCCCCGTCTACGAGGACGTGGACTTCTACCTGCGCGGCATCCGCGCCTACGGCCACGTCTACGTCAACCGCCCCATCCTCCACTACCGCACCGGCCGCCCGTCGCTGATGCACAACCTGGGCAAGGACGGCACGCTGGTGGTGCAGTCCAACGAGATGATTCACGGCAAGTACCGCAAGACGAACGGCATGCTGGAGTACCGGCTCATGCAGGCCGCCCTGCGGGTGCTGCCCTTCGAGGTCGCCCGCCGCCTGCCGCTGCGCCTGCGCAACCAGGGCCGCGTGTCATGA
- a CDS encoding pyridoxal-dependent decarboxylase: protein MSLKSRLLGTAKRQVKQTLRPVLQKAMAPARASIPASHWGLQTLPGQGLSLEGVPLAALVERWGSPLHVVHMAALRRNAERFLAVPPGRAGGCEVYYSYKTNPVPGVLSFLHGLGVGAEVISAYEMWLALKLGVPADRIVYNGPVKSEASVREAITRGIQLLAANHTEEIAVFARLAAELDRRPRVAVRVTTASGWTGQFGTPIAGGAALRAYQQARASRNLDVVGLHAHRGETIRTEGDLTAFVEAVLDFTDTLHQELGLDLEVLDLGGSLNTPTVEHIAERDWRLNLTFFRDVPAPDPAASLSIERYVALAVEMVESHYARRGRQRPRIFLEPGRAMTGDTQLLLGRVHALKAGEDRTWAVLDAGINHAECVRNEYHQLFHVDRPDAPAEKVYTVVGPICTPGDTLYHAKRLPDLRVGDTLAIMDAGAYFVPFATSFSYPQPAIIALEDGQERLLRRAETFDDLVTFDATVPRDALTG from the coding sequence ATGAGCCTCAAGAGCCGGCTTCTCGGAACGGCCAAGCGCCAGGTGAAGCAGACGCTTCGCCCGGTGCTGCAGAAGGCCATGGCGCCCGCGCGCGCGTCCATTCCCGCCTCGCACTGGGGCCTGCAGACGCTGCCCGGCCAGGGCCTGTCCCTGGAGGGCGTGCCGCTCGCGGCGCTGGTGGAGCGCTGGGGTTCGCCACTGCACGTGGTGCACATGGCCGCGCTGCGCCGCAACGCGGAGCGCTTCCTCGCGGTGCCGCCGGGACGCGCGGGCGGCTGCGAGGTCTATTACTCGTACAAGACGAACCCGGTGCCGGGCGTGCTGTCCTTCCTGCACGGCCTGGGCGTGGGCGCGGAGGTCATCTCCGCCTACGAGATGTGGCTGGCGCTGAAGCTGGGCGTCCCGGCCGACCGCATCGTCTACAACGGCCCGGTGAAGTCGGAGGCCTCGGTGCGCGAGGCCATCACCCGCGGCATCCAGCTCCTGGCCGCCAACCACACGGAGGAGATCGCCGTCTTCGCCCGGCTCGCCGCCGAGCTGGACCGCCGGCCTCGCGTCGCGGTGCGGGTGACGACGGCCAGCGGCTGGACGGGGCAGTTCGGCACGCCCATCGCCGGAGGCGCCGCGCTGCGCGCCTACCAGCAGGCGCGCGCCTCGCGGAACCTGGACGTGGTGGGCCTGCACGCGCACCGCGGCGAAACCATCCGCACCGAGGGCGACCTCACGGCCTTCGTGGAGGCGGTGCTCGACTTCACGGACACGCTGCACCAGGAGCTGGGCCTGGACTTGGAGGTGTTGGACCTGGGCGGCAGCCTCAACACGCCCACCGTCGAGCACATCGCCGAGCGCGACTGGCGCCTCAACCTCACCTTCTTCCGCGACGTGCCCGCGCCCGACCCAGCGGCGTCGCTGTCCATCGAGCGTTACGTGGCGCTGGCGGTGGAGATGGTGGAGTCGCACTACGCGCGCCGGGGCCGTCAGCGCCCCCGCATCTTCCTGGAGCCGGGCCGCGCCATGACGGGCGACACGCAGCTTTTGCTGGGCCGCGTCCACGCGCTCAAGGCGGGCGAGGACCGGACGTGGGCGGTGCTGGACGCCGGCATCAACCACGCCGAATGCGTTCGCAACGAGTACCACCAGCTCTTCCACGTGGACCGGCCGGACGCGCCCGCGGAGAAGGTCTACACGGTGGTGGGCCCCATCTGCACGCCGGGCGACACGCTGTACCACGCGAAGCGGCTGCCGGACCTGCGGGTGGGTGACACGCTGGCAATCATGGACGCGGGGGCCTACTTCGTGCCCTTCGCCACGTCCTTCTCCTATCCGCAGCCGGCCATCATCGCGCTGGAGGATGGCCAGGAGCGGCTGCTGCGGCGCGCGGAGACGTTCGACGACCTGGTGACGTTCGACGCCACCGTCCCGCGCGACGCGCTCACCGGTTGA
- a CDS encoding carbamoyl-phosphate synthase, giving the protein MVEQAPRTRVEGRPSVLLFSAGFYGTLAAARCFGRNGIDVTVADPGKLGPASWSRFVGRRVQCPPESQPEAFVEWLMDLGRREPLQHVLYPTSDELAWLVALHREELSQYFHLYDPGIDAVYSLLNKRKLHEAGLAVGLKLPRTWFPESEADLDAVSREAGFPVLIKPTTQILYSTHRKGQPVQAPGQLAEEYRAFSRDGYASMLVRFDPAVSRPMVQEFHPEAAEGIYSLSGFVDESGELFEVRGAMKVLQRPRRLGVGVCFESAPVHQELAAGLQRLCKHLGYHGVFEVEFIQTKDDYLLIDFNPRYYGQMGFDIARGLPLPLLAYHAALGDRDALRRELQAARDWRGNGEVFCNRIALEMLLNLQRLSGALPVDEARQWRRWLGAHRDTAVDPLIDSDDLMPTAVEVAQILYGSARHPRAFIRMMVLNR; this is encoded by the coding sequence ATGGTGGAGCAGGCACCTCGGACTCGCGTGGAGGGCCGGCCGTCCGTGCTGCTCTTCTCGGCGGGCTTCTACGGCACGCTCGCGGCCGCGCGTTGCTTTGGCCGCAACGGCATCGACGTCACGGTGGCGGACCCCGGCAAGTTGGGGCCCGCGAGCTGGTCCCGCTTCGTGGGCCGCCGCGTCCAATGCCCGCCGGAGTCCCAGCCCGAGGCCTTCGTCGAGTGGCTGATGGACCTGGGCCGGCGCGAGCCGCTCCAGCACGTGCTCTACCCGACGAGCGATGAGCTGGCGTGGCTGGTGGCGCTGCACCGCGAGGAGCTGTCCCAGTACTTCCACCTCTACGACCCCGGCATCGACGCCGTCTACAGCCTGCTCAACAAGCGCAAGCTCCACGAGGCCGGGCTGGCGGTGGGGTTGAAGCTGCCGCGCACCTGGTTCCCGGAGTCGGAGGCGGACCTGGACGCGGTGTCGCGCGAGGCGGGCTTCCCCGTCCTCATCAAGCCCACCACGCAGATTCTCTACTCCACCCACCGCAAGGGGCAGCCGGTGCAGGCGCCCGGGCAGCTCGCGGAGGAGTACCGCGCCTTCTCGCGTGATGGGTACGCGTCCATGCTGGTACGCTTCGACCCTGCGGTGTCACGCCCCATGGTCCAGGAGTTCCACCCGGAGGCGGCGGAGGGCATCTACAGCCTCTCCGGCTTCGTGGACGAATCGGGTGAGCTGTTCGAGGTGCGCGGCGCCATGAAGGTGCTCCAGCGTCCCCGGCGCCTGGGCGTGGGCGTGTGCTTCGAATCCGCGCCCGTGCACCAGGAGCTGGCCGCGGGGCTCCAGCGCCTGTGCAAGCACCTGGGCTACCACGGCGTCTTCGAGGTGGAGTTCATCCAGACGAAGGACGACTACCTCCTCATCGACTTCAACCCGCGCTACTACGGGCAGATGGGCTTCGACATCGCCCGGGGCCTGCCGCTGCCGCTGCTGGCCTATCACGCCGCGCTGGGCGACCGGGATGCGCTGCGCCGCGAGCTTCAGGCCGCGCGCGACTGGCGCGGCAACGGCGAGGTGTTCTGCAACCGCATCGCGTTGGAGATGTTGCTCAACCTCCAGCGCCTGTCCGGCGCGCTCCCCGTGGACGAGGCGCGGCAGTGGCGGCGCTGGCTGGGGGCCCACCGCGACACCGCGGTGGATCCGCTCATCGACTCGGATGACCTGATGCCCACCGCCGTGGAGGTGGCGCAGATTCTCTACGGCTCCGCGCGCCACCCCCGAGCCTTCATCCGGATGATGGTGCTCAACCGGTGA